One genomic segment of Deltaproteobacteria bacterium includes these proteins:
- a CDS encoding molybdopterin-dependent oxidoreductase: MNGLRIEQEGKPAQELDFRQLAALDGQIDDVGALIPGRIGGAVTLQAILDRLQPGAELDYVTVESTDGGFAASVPLEALRHAVIAYRIGDDPLPRDKGGPLRFLIPDDEGCATGGADACANVKFVGT; the protein is encoded by the coding sequence ATGAACGGGCTTCGCATCGAACAGGAAGGAAAACCGGCGCAGGAGCTGGATTTCCGGCAGCTCGCGGCATTGGACGGCCAGATCGACGACGTCGGCGCGCTGATCCCCGGCCGGATCGGAGGCGCGGTGACGCTCCAGGCCATCCTCGACCGGCTCCAGCCCGGTGCGGAACTGGACTACGTCACCGTCGAGTCCACCGACGGCGGATTCGCCGCCAGCGTGCCGCTGGAAGCGCTGCGCCACGCGGTCATCGCCTACCGCATCGGCGACGACCCCCTGCCCCGGGACAAGGGCGGCCCGCTGCGCTTCCTCATCCCCGACGACGAAGGCTGCGCCACCGGCGGCGCCGACGCCTGCGCCAACGTCAAGTTCGTGGGCACGC
- a CDS encoding transcriptional repressor produces the protein MTSGKSHFDETAPQARFRARRRTRQRSVIQRVLLEANRPLSPQDILLAAQTRAPGLGIATVYRTIHTMMTEGTLVAVGIPGEAARYETAGKEHHHHFQCRECDGVFDVQGCPTDDLVKLAPKGFRLESHQVVLYGVCPPCTGMPT, from the coding sequence ATGACCAGCGGAAAAAGCCACTTCGACGAAACAGCTCCTCAGGCGCGCTTTCGCGCCAGACGGCGCACCCGGCAACGGAGCGTCATCCAGCGAGTCCTCCTGGAAGCCAACCGCCCGCTGAGCCCGCAGGACATTCTGCTGGCGGCCCAGACCCGGGCGCCCGGCTTGGGCATCGCCACGGTCTACCGCACCATCCACACCATGATGACCGAGGGTACGCTCGTCGCGGTGGGCATTCCCGGAGAGGCGGCGCGCTACGAGACCGCCGGGAAGGAACACCACCACCACTTCCAGTGCCGCGAGTGCGACGGCGTCTTCGACGTCCAGGGATGCCCCACCGACGATCTGGTGAAGCTGGCGCCCAAGGGCTTCCGCCTCGAAAGCCACCAAGTCGTGCTCTACGGCGTCTGCCCCCCGTGCACGGGCATGCCGACCTGA
- a CDS encoding metal ABC transporter substrate-binding protein codes for MKSPSKRWWPRATFTLSLVLLLAAPAAAQKINVVTTIPDLADITRRIGKDRVSVSSLTLGVRDIHAVQVKPSMVTKLNRADAVVLMGLSLEHAFLPALLDVAANPRIARGGIGYIDTSTGVVPLKPPKTLSRKGGDIHPRGNPHYNLDPVLGKLIARNIAEGLSKAHGEHRAFFMKNLQAYTAELDRRIPGWQKAARGLDGVRFVSYHDDMAYFAKRYGMRLFGTLEVAAGIGPTPAHIVQLVERMKAARVPLVVYGTYPSRVPQRVAREAGAAVVPVPLYVGGRPGVDTYVKLIDYLVTHLSKAVAR; via the coding sequence ATGAAGAGTCCATCCAAACGGTGGTGGCCGCGGGCCACCTTTACGCTGTCGCTGGTCCTCCTGTTGGCGGCTCCGGCGGCGGCGCAGAAGATCAACGTGGTGACGACCATTCCGGACCTGGCCGACATCACGCGGCGGATCGGCAAGGACAGGGTCTCGGTAAGCAGCCTGACGCTGGGAGTCCGGGACATTCACGCCGTCCAGGTGAAGCCGAGCATGGTCACCAAGCTCAACCGCGCCGACGCGGTGGTGCTGATGGGGCTGTCGCTGGAGCACGCGTTCCTTCCGGCCCTGCTGGACGTGGCCGCCAATCCGCGGATCGCGCGCGGCGGCATCGGCTACATCGACACCTCCACCGGCGTCGTGCCCCTGAAACCGCCAAAGACCCTCTCGCGCAAGGGTGGCGACATCCATCCGAGGGGCAATCCCCACTACAACCTCGACCCGGTCCTGGGGAAGCTCATCGCGCGGAACATCGCGGAAGGCCTGTCGAAGGCCCACGGCGAGCATCGCGCCTTTTTCATGAAGAACCTGCAAGCCTACACCGCGGAGTTGGATCGGCGCATACCGGGGTGGCAAAAGGCGGCCCGCGGTCTCGACGGTGTCCGGTTCGTCAGCTACCACGACGACATGGCGTACTTCGCCAAGCGCTACGGCATGCGGCTGTTCGGCACCCTGGAGGTGGCGGCCGGCATCGGTCCGACGCCGGCGCACATCGTCCAACTCGTGGAGCGGATGAAGGCCGCGCGCGTGCCCTTGGTGGTGTACGGCACCTATCCCAGCCGGGTACCGCAACGGGTCGCGCGTGAAGCCGGCGCCGCCGTGGTGCCCGTGCCCTTGTACGTGGGCGGGCGGCCCGGCGTGGACACTTATGTCAAGTTGATCGACTACCTCGTCACCCACCTTTCCAAGGCGGTCGCCAGGTGA
- a CDS encoding metal ABC transporter ATP-binding protein, protein MTASDSPERPLLALQHACLGYGPEPVLDDVHLRIGAGELIGLAGPNGSGKTTLLRSMLGLLPLQGGNVERHLPRTRLGYVPQHASLDAWFPLSVWEVAAMGAYGRLRPWRLFPRGERQRVDAALAQVGLARLGRSVFFHLSGGQRQRALIARALTVDPALLLLDEPFAGVDRDAREDIARQLEEINRRSRLAIVICSHDGDLLARFCDRVIEVSDGRVHGGIRENG, encoded by the coding sequence GTGACCGCCTCCGACTCGCCGGAGCGTCCCCTACTTGCGCTCCAGCACGCGTGTCTGGGGTACGGCCCCGAGCCGGTGCTCGACGATGTTCATCTGCGCATCGGCGCGGGCGAACTCATCGGGTTGGCGGGCCCCAACGGGTCCGGCAAGACCACCCTCCTCCGGTCGATGCTGGGCCTGCTCCCGCTGCAAGGCGGCAACGTGGAACGACACCTGCCGCGGACCCGTCTCGGCTACGTACCCCAGCACGCTTCCCTCGACGCCTGGTTCCCGCTGAGCGTGTGGGAGGTGGCCGCCATGGGCGCCTACGGCCGGCTGCGTCCCTGGCGGCTATTCCCGCGCGGCGAAAGACAGCGGGTCGACGCGGCCCTGGCGCAGGTGGGCTTGGCGCGCCTCGGGCGGTCCGTCTTCTTTCACCTCTCGGGCGGACAGCGCCAGCGGGCGCTCATCGCGCGCGCCCTGACCGTGGATCCGGCGTTGCTGCTGCTCGACGAGCCGTTCGCCGGCGTGGACCGGGATGCCCGCGAGGACATCGCGCGACAGCTCGAAGAGATCAACCGGCGCTCCCGTCTGGCCATCGTCATCTGCAGTCATGACGGCGATCTCCTGGCGCGGTTCTGTGATCGCGTGATCGAGGTCTCGGACGGGCGCGTGCACGGGGGCATTCGCGAAAACGGGTAA
- a CDS encoding metal ABC transporter permease, with amino-acid sequence MAQAFAEILDPSFLLFPAVLGSIVLGLVCPVVGGFLVLRRSVLLGLTLPQFAAAGAAFALFAHEVGLVPHPGHTSGDAHQVERLLAYGGSLLFTFAGMTLLALTDRRGGGRSETRLAVAYALAGSLMILFVAVHPFGDAAILGLVKGEAVVLSWAELAALGAVYAAVTACLVLFRRELLMASFDRDLTFLLRGGTFTWDLLFHLLAGVAIALGVMMAGPLLTFGLLVLPPIAVRPLVSRMASYFIASSLVGAGIGLTGFAVAYRFDVPLGPAILALGCGLVPAAHALAWLGGRFRR; translated from the coding sequence GTGGCGCAGGCATTCGCCGAGATCCTGGACCCTTCCTTCCTGCTCTTCCCGGCGGTGCTGGGAAGCATCGTCCTGGGGCTGGTGTGTCCGGTGGTGGGGGGCTTCCTGGTGCTCAGGCGCAGCGTGCTGCTGGGCCTGACCCTGCCGCAGTTCGCCGCCGCGGGCGCGGCGTTCGCCTTGTTCGCCCACGAGGTCGGCTTGGTGCCGCATCCGGGCCACACATCGGGCGACGCGCACCAGGTGGAGCGCCTGCTCGCCTACGGCGGCTCGTTGCTGTTCACCTTCGCGGGCATGACGCTGCTGGCGTTGACGGATCGCCGCGGTGGCGGGCGCTCGGAGACGCGGCTGGCGGTGGCGTATGCCTTGGCCGGGTCGCTCATGATCCTTTTCGTGGCGGTCCATCCCTTCGGCGACGCGGCGATCCTGGGTCTGGTCAAGGGAGAGGCGGTGGTGCTGTCCTGGGCCGAGCTTGCCGCCCTGGGCGCGGTCTACGCGGCGGTGACGGCGTGCCTTGTCCTCTTCCGGCGCGAGTTGCTGATGGCGTCGTTCGACCGGGACCTCACCTTCCTCCTCAGGGGCGGCACCTTCACGTGGGACCTCCTCTTCCACCTGCTCGCCGGAGTCGCCATCGCGCTGGGGGTGATGATGGCCGGCCCTCTGCTCACCTTCGGCCTGCTGGTGCTCCCGCCCATCGCCGTGAGGCCCCTGGTGTCCCGCATGGCGTCCTATTTCATCGCGTCGTCGCTGGTGGGCGCCGGCATCGGCTTGACGGGTTTCGCCGTCGCGTACCGGTTCGACGTGCCGTTGGGTCCCGCGATCCTGGCGTTGGGCTGCGGCCTGGTGCCGGCCGCTCACGCCCTGGCGTGGCTCGGGGGCAGGTTCCGGCGGTGA
- a CDS encoding HD domain-containing protein: MRSDYHGCSLIADPIHRYIPFTVPEEPGEVTEKDLIDSPWFQRLRYIFQLQSARWVYPSAEHSRFQHCLGAMHLAGGFARGLYPSLRKVLGDACPSANYVEAYMRVIGLLHDVGHGPFCHFFDNHFLSEYGLIHEDISQVIIREHLGDLIRGIRRSPSGAFAAGEELDPDEIAFPIKKDSDDDPARPLWVRFLQPLTNGILTFDNLDYVSRDSYMCGVAIGPIDRERLMYYTFISPQGLTLHRSGEGALTMFLNARKYLYENVYFHRTTRSIDAHLQELFPETMARIAPGNPLEHMDRYLHLTDWSLLQEVSHWRRLGTPLGREWGRILDRDLKWRLAYERSLAGAELDAGLDAIGVRDWEARVRDALPAGKRHLVFRVDMASQDSRPENPMAMGKKQIHTYDPSTGIITKESMAELFAYIPSKIVKFRVFALDHAHDRLLASCTEEVLRAAAR, translated from the coding sequence ATGCGCTCTGACTACCATGGCTGCTCGCTCATCGCCGACCCGATCCACCGCTACATCCCCTTCACGGTGCCCGAGGAACCGGGCGAGGTCACGGAAAAGGACCTGATCGACTCTCCCTGGTTCCAGCGCCTGCGCTACATCTTCCAGCTCCAGAGCGCGCGCTGGGTCTACCCCTCGGCGGAGCACTCCCGTTTCCAGCACTGCCTCGGGGCCATGCACCTGGCCGGGGGCTTCGCCCGCGGCCTGTACCCTTCCCTGCGCAAGGTCCTGGGCGACGCCTGTCCTTCCGCCAACTACGTGGAAGCGTACATGCGCGTCATCGGGCTGCTGCACGACGTCGGCCACGGCCCGTTCTGCCACTTCTTCGACAACCACTTCCTCAGCGAGTACGGACTGATCCACGAGGACATCTCCCAGGTCATCATCCGCGAGCACCTGGGCGATCTCATCCGCGGCATCCGCCGGAGCCCCTCGGGCGCCTTTGCCGCGGGCGAGGAACTGGACCCGGACGAGATCGCCTTCCCCATCAAGAAGGATTCCGACGACGACCCCGCGCGACCGCTCTGGGTGCGCTTCCTGCAGCCGCTGACCAACGGCATCCTCACCTTCGACAACCTCGACTACGTGTCGCGCGACTCGTACATGTGCGGCGTGGCCATCGGGCCCATCGACCGCGAACGGCTGATGTACTACACGTTCATCTCGCCCCAGGGGCTCACGCTGCACCGCTCCGGCGAGGGCGCCCTCACCATGTTCCTGAACGCGCGCAAGTACCTCTACGAGAACGTCTACTTCCACCGCACCACCCGGTCCATCGACGCGCACCTGCAGGAGCTGTTCCCGGAGACCATGGCGCGGATCGCGCCGGGCAATCCCCTGGAGCACATGGACCGCTACCTGCACCTGACCGACTGGTCGCTCTTGCAGGAGGTGTCGCACTGGCGCCGGCTCGGCACCCCGCTGGGGCGCGAGTGGGGGCGCATCCTCGACCGCGACCTCAAGTGGCGGCTGGCCTACGAGCGGAGCCTCGCCGGGGCGGAGCTCGATGCCGGCCTCGACGCCATCGGGGTGCGCGACTGGGAAGCGCGCGTGCGCGACGCGCTGCCGGCCGGCAAGCGCCACCTGGTGTTCCGCGTGGACATGGCCAGCCAGGATTCGCGCCCCGAGAACCCCATGGCCATGGGCAAGAAGCAGATCCACACCTACGACCCCTCCACCGGCATCATCACCAAGGAATCCATGGCCGAGCTGTTCGCCTACATCCCGTCCAAGATCGTCAAGTTCCGCGTCTTCGCCCTCGACCACGCCCACGATCGGCTGCTGGCCTCCTGCACCGAGGAGGTGCTGCGCGCCGCCGCACGGTAA
- a CDS encoding archease: MADEEKKYRVLRRSSEMSVRLAGDSLPGVLADAGFALFDLLVDLDTVEARESVAVEAEGVDHDDLMVNWIRELLYEYQASGYILKEFAIHEAGDFFVRAEARGEKFDPDRHEEREAIGAVDERLSHLGKMGDQWTAQVSFEL; this comes from the coding sequence ATGGCCGACGAGGAAAAGAAATACCGGGTCTTGAGGCGGTCGTCGGAGATGAGCGTCCGGCTCGCGGGCGACTCCCTTCCGGGGGTGCTGGCGGACGCCGGGTTCGCGCTCTTCGACCTGCTCGTGGACCTCGACACCGTGGAGGCGCGGGAAAGCGTCGCGGTGGAGGCGGAGGGCGTGGACCACGACGACCTCATGGTAAACTGGATTCGGGAGCTGCTCTACGAATACCAGGCGAGCGGTTACATCCTGAAGGAGTTCGCCATTCACGAGGCCGGCGACTTCTTCGTGCGCGCGGAGGCCCGCGGTGAGAAGTTCGATCCCGACCGCCACGAAGAGCGTGAAGCCATCGGCGCCGTGGATGAACGTTTGAGCCACTTGGGAAAGATGGGCGACCAGTGGACCGCCCAGGTGAGCTTCGAATTGTGA
- the larB gene encoding nickel pincer cofactor biosynthesis protein LarB, translating into MDEEQLIELLNGVRRGEVGVDDAVERLRHLPFEDLGFAKVDHHRALRQGFPEVILGEGKEVADIAAIARAIRKSAVNVLITRLSEEKMDALKPRLRGFRFHREARAATWRTKHAPLKGKGTIAVVCAGTSDIPVAEEAAVTSEIMGNRVERIYDVGVAGLHRLLGHHRQLTEAALLIVVAGMEGALPSVVAGLVRRPVIAVPTSVGYGASFHGLSALLAMLNSCAAGVTVVNIDNGFGAGYAASLINRD; encoded by the coding sequence ATGGACGAAGAGCAGCTCATAGAACTCTTGAACGGGGTCCGGCGCGGGGAGGTGGGGGTGGACGACGCGGTGGAGCGGCTGCGGCACCTTCCCTTCGAGGACCTGGGGTTCGCCAAGGTGGACCATCACCGGGCCTTGCGGCAGGGGTTTCCCGAGGTCATTCTGGGCGAGGGCAAGGAGGTGGCGGACATCGCCGCCATCGCCCGGGCGATCCGCAAGAGCGCGGTGAACGTGCTCATCACGCGGCTGTCCGAGGAGAAGATGGACGCGCTCAAGCCGCGGCTGCGGGGCTTCCGCTTCCATCGCGAGGCGCGCGCCGCCACCTGGCGCACCAAGCATGCGCCGCTCAAGGGCAAGGGGACCATCGCGGTGGTATGCGCGGGCACCTCCGACATCCCGGTGGCGGAGGAGGCCGCGGTCACCAGCGAGATCATGGGCAACCGGGTGGAGCGGATCTACGACGTGGGCGTGGCGGGCCTGCACCGGCTGCTGGGCCACCACCGGCAGCTCACCGAGGCGGCGCTGCTGATCGTCGTGGCGGGCATGGAAGGCGCGCTGCCCAGCGTCGTGGCCGGCCTGGTGCGCCGGCCGGTCATCGCCGTACCCACCAGCGTGGGCTACGGCGCCAGCTTCCACGGCCTCTCCGCGCTCCTGGCCATGCTCAACTCGTGCGCCGCCGGGGTCACCGTGGTAAACATCGACAACGGCTTCGGCGCCGGCTACGCCGCGTCGCTGATCAACAGGGATTGA
- the thiL gene encoding thiamine-phosphate kinase gives MKLRDLGEFGLIDLIQRKTPRRRGVRLGIGDDAAWVSTAGDSLLFTSDLLIEGVHFNREWISMQDLGHKSLTASLSDIAAMGGRPAFFLLSVALPDIDTRQAAALVDGVHALAAEHRVALVGGDTCAADRLTIDVFLAGEAPHGAVTRAGARVGDDIYVTGTLGDSALGLALLSEPRPKVKARDRNYLVGRHHRPSARVKTGMLLAREGLAHAMVDVSDGLAQDLGHICRASRTGAVVHQARVPLSPAFVRTAGPNDLRCALAGGEDYELLFTADPDARKSVERAARRTGVPITRIGECVPRKHGVTLVDTRGERVPLSAGGYDHFRNCGPSTSLRYAQDERNQVSKTVRPEPFDKLRTEAKSKDAI, from the coding sequence ATGAAACTCCGCGACCTCGGAGAATTCGGGCTCATCGACCTGATCCAAAGGAAGACCCCGCGCCGGCGCGGGGTGCGGCTGGGCATCGGCGACGATGCCGCCTGGGTATCCACCGCCGGGGACTCGCTCCTGTTCACCTCGGATCTGCTCATCGAAGGCGTCCACTTCAACCGCGAGTGGATCTCGATGCAGGACCTCGGACACAAATCCCTCACCGCCAGCCTGAGCGACATCGCCGCCATGGGCGGGCGTCCGGCGTTCTTCCTCCTCTCCGTGGCTCTTCCCGACATCGACACCCGGCAGGCCGCCGCCCTGGTCGACGGCGTCCACGCGCTGGCGGCCGAGCACCGCGTGGCGCTGGTGGGGGGCGACACCTGCGCCGCCGACCGGCTCACCATCGACGTGTTCCTCGCCGGCGAGGCGCCCCACGGCGCGGTGACGCGCGCCGGCGCCCGGGTGGGCGACGACATCTACGTCACCGGCACCCTGGGGGACTCGGCGCTGGGGCTGGCGCTGCTTTCGGAGCCGCGCCCCAAGGTGAAGGCGCGGGACCGGAACTACCTGGTGGGGCGGCACCACCGTCCCAGCGCGCGGGTGAAGACCGGCATGCTGCTCGCCCGGGAGGGCCTGGCGCACGCCATGGTGGACGTAAGCGACGGCCTCGCCCAGGACCTGGGCCACATCTGCCGGGCCAGCCGCACCGGCGCCGTGGTGCACCAGGCGCGCGTGCCCCTGTCGCCGGCCTTCGTGCGGACGGCCGGCCCCAACGACCTCCGGTGCGCGCTCGCCGGCGGCGAGGACTACGAGTTGCTGTTCACGGCGGACCCGGACGCGCGCAAGAGCGTCGAGCGCGCCGCCCGCCGCACCGGCGTCCCCATCACCCGCATCGGCGAGTGCGTGCCGAGGAAGCACGGCGTCACGCTGGTGGACACGCGCGGCGAGCGCGTGCCCCTGAGCGCGGGGGGCTATGACCACTTCAGGAATTGCGGTCCTTCGACTTCGCTTCGCTACGCTCAGGACGAACGGAACCAAGTCTCCAAAACCGTTCGTCCTGAGCCCTTCGACAAGCTCAGGACAGAAGCGAAGTCGAAGGACGCCATCTAG
- the lon gene encoding endopeptidase La: MEESDKDAAALVDDRPVSEIPDIIPLLPIRDIVIYPYMMIPLFIGRELSINAVNEALERDRHIFLVVQKDAAEDDPATDDLYRVGTVATILRMLKLDDGRVKILVQGMTKGILQEFVREEPYFETRIEKVIEPQVIEVSIEVEALMRNVKEKIEQILNLKNLPPEIVMVTDNVVDPGVLADLVASNLRLQIEESQSILEIYEPVDRLKKVNELLTRELELATMQARIQNQAKDEMSKTQREYFLREQLRQIHQELGEGDEKTEEMNELKGQLDKAGMPPEVKKEADKQLKRLEQMHPESSESSLVRTYLDWMVELPWSVRTKDKLDLRKAKQVLDEDHYNLEKIKERFLEYLAVNKLRKKIRGPILCFVGPPGVGKTSLGKSIARALGRKFVRISLGGIRDEAEIRGHRRTYVGALPGRIIQGMKQAGSNNPVFMLDELDKVGNDFRGDPSAALLEVLDPEQNHAFSDHYLNVPFDLSSVLFICTANLLDTVPPALRDRMEVINLSGYTNEEKLEIARRFLIPRQRQEAGISGDLLDISQDAVLRIIEQYTREAGLRNLEREIAAIGRKVARRVADGRTARTRVTRRNLHQFLGPPRFLTETPEQNEIGVATGLAWTSAGGELLHVEASLSKGRGNLTLTGQLGEVMRESAQAAVSYARAQAKNLGLEENFYQKQDIHIHVPSGSIPKDGPSAGITMGTALISALTKRPVSRNVAMTGEITLRGRVLPVGGLKEKCLAAFRSGVQTVAIPFQNQKDLEEIPRPLRNKLNFILARNMNDVLAVAFDDKPGGVPAKEPGSGTAAKARKQARQGRPKSGGDRTVPANA, translated from the coding sequence ATGGAAGAATCCGACAAGGATGCCGCGGCGCTCGTCGACGACCGGCCCGTAAGCGAGATCCCGGACATCATACCGCTCCTGCCCATCCGGGACATCGTCATCTATCCGTACATGATGATTCCCCTGTTCATCGGCAGGGAGCTGTCCATCAACGCGGTGAACGAGGCGCTGGAGCGCGACCGGCACATCTTTCTCGTGGTGCAGAAGGACGCGGCCGAGGACGACCCCGCGACGGACGACCTCTACCGCGTGGGCACGGTGGCGACCATCCTGCGCATGCTCAAGCTCGACGACGGCCGGGTGAAGATCCTGGTGCAGGGGATGACCAAGGGCATCCTGCAGGAATTCGTCCGCGAGGAACCCTACTTCGAGACACGCATCGAGAAGGTCATCGAGCCCCAGGTCATCGAGGTTTCCATCGAGGTCGAGGCGCTCATGCGCAACGTCAAGGAGAAGATCGAGCAGATCCTCAACCTCAAGAACCTCCCGCCCGAGATCGTGATGGTCACGGACAACGTGGTGGATCCCGGCGTGCTCGCGGACCTGGTGGCGTCCAACCTGCGCCTCCAGATCGAGGAGAGCCAGTCGATCCTGGAGATCTACGAGCCGGTGGACCGGCTCAAGAAGGTCAACGAGCTGCTCACCCGCGAGCTCGAGCTCGCCACCATGCAGGCGCGCATCCAGAACCAGGCCAAGGACGAGATGAGCAAGACCCAGCGGGAGTACTTCCTGCGGGAGCAGCTCCGGCAGATCCACCAGGAACTCGGCGAGGGCGACGAGAAGACGGAAGAGATGAACGAGCTGAAAGGCCAGCTCGACAAGGCCGGCATGCCGCCGGAGGTCAAGAAGGAGGCCGACAAGCAGCTCAAGCGGCTGGAGCAGATGCACCCCGAATCGTCCGAGTCCTCCCTGGTGCGCACCTACCTGGACTGGATGGTGGAGCTTCCCTGGAGCGTTCGCACCAAGGACAAGCTCGACCTCCGCAAGGCCAAGCAGGTCCTCGACGAGGACCACTACAACCTGGAGAAGATCAAGGAGCGGTTCCTGGAGTACCTCGCGGTGAACAAGCTGCGGAAGAAGATCCGCGGCCCGATCCTGTGCTTCGTCGGCCCGCCGGGAGTGGGCAAGACCTCCTTGGGGAAGTCCATCGCGCGCGCCCTCGGACGCAAGTTCGTACGCATCTCGCTGGGCGGCATCCGCGACGAGGCGGAAATCCGCGGGCACCGCCGGACCTACGTGGGCGCCCTGCCCGGCCGCATCATCCAGGGCATGAAGCAGGCCGGCTCCAACAACCCGGTGTTCATGCTCGACGAGCTGGACAAGGTCGGCAACGACTTCCGCGGCGACCCCTCGGCGGCGCTGCTGGAGGTGCTCGACCCGGAGCAGAACCACGCCTTCAGCGACCACTACCTGAACGTGCCCTTCGACCTCTCCAGCGTGCTGTTCATCTGCACGGCGAACCTGCTCGACACGGTGCCGCCGGCGCTGCGCGACCGCATGGAGGTCATCAACCTCTCCGGCTACACCAACGAGGAAAAGCTGGAGATCGCGCGCCGCTTCCTGATCCCGCGGCAACGCCAGGAGGCCGGGATCTCGGGCGACCTGCTGGACATCTCGCAGGACGCGGTGCTGCGCATCATCGAGCAGTACACGCGGGAGGCCGGTCTGCGGAACCTGGAGCGGGAGATCGCCGCCATCGGCCGCAAGGTCGCGCGCCGGGTGGCCGACGGCCGCACCGCGCGCACGCGCGTCACCCGGCGCAACCTGCACCAGTTCCTCGGCCCGCCGCGCTTCCTCACCGAGACCCCGGAGCAGAACGAGATCGGCGTGGCCACGGGCCTGGCCTGGACCAGCGCCGGGGGCGAGCTGCTGCACGTGGAGGCGTCGCTCTCCAAGGGCCGCGGCAACCTGACCCTCACCGGCCAGTTGGGCGAGGTGATGCGCGAATCGGCCCAGGCCGCGGTGAGCTACGCCCGCGCCCAGGCCAAGAACCTCGGGCTGGAGGAGAACTTCTACCAGAAGCAGGACATCCACATTCACGTGCCCTCGGGCTCCATCCCCAAGGACGGTCCTTCCGCCGGCATCACCATGGGCACGGCCCTCATCTCCGCGCTGACCAAGCGGCCGGTGAGCCGCAACGTGGCCATGACCGGGGAGATCACGCTCCGGGGACGGGTGCTGCCCGTGGGCGGCCTCAAGGAAAAGTGCCTGGCGGCCTTCCGCTCCGGGGTCCAGACCGTCGCCATCCCCTTCCAGAACCAGAAGGACCTGGAAGAGATCCCGCGCCCGCTGCGCAACAAGCTGAACTTCATCCTGGCGCGGAACATGAACGACGTGCTCGCGGTGGCCTTCGACGACAAGCCCGGCGGCGTACCCGCCAAGGAGCCCGGGTCCGGAACCGCCGCCAAGGCCAGGAAGCAGGCCCGGCAGGGCCGCCCCAAGAGCGGAGGGGACAGGACGGTGCCGGCGAATGCCTGA